From the Pseudomonas sp. VD-NE ins genome, the window CCGAACGCGTGGGCAGGGTTTTCAGCAACCACCTCTGACCTTGCCCATCCAGCACTCGATAAAGCAGCGATTGCTGACTCTGAGCAACAATCTCTTGCATCTGCCAGCCTTCAAAGTGCTGCCCGGATTTCAGCGCTGGAGGCAGTGGCCATTGCTGCAGATGAATCAGTGCATCGCCGATACTCGTCTCACCGACAGCATCGACCCGCACCAGCAATGCACTGGCATTGTCCTGACTCCCCGCCAGATGCGCAGCGTTGACCAGTGTCTGTGCGGCACTGTGCAGATCCGGTTGATCACGCAGAATCGCCGCAATGGCGGTATCGCCCAGCGTCGACCAGACACCGTCGCTGAGCAGCACAAAGCTTTCGCCTTCACGCAGTTCGCCGTCGAGAAAATCCAGCACCAGATGCTGATCCAGCCCCAGCGCACGCTTGAGCACATGGTGCATGCCTTGCTGTTCCCAGACGTGATCCTCAGAGATTCGCTGCAAGTCGTCGGCGTGCCAGCGATACACCCGACAATCGCCGACGTGGGCGAGGGTGAAGCGCCGACCGCGCATGACCAAAGCGCTGACGGTGGTGAGCAACGGCTGACCACCGCCATTGGCCTGCAACCAGCGATTCTGCGCGAGCAGCAGGCGATCCAGCGCTTGTGCCACGCTCCAGGTTTCCGGTGTGGCGTAGTAGTCCAGCGCCAAGGCCTGCAACGTCGAACGGGCGGCGAGTCCGCCATCGGCGCACTGGCTGACACCGTCGGCGATGGCGAACAGGTAACCTTTGCTAGCCGCCAGTGCCGGAGCGGGCGTGACCAGGCGCAAGGCGTCCTGATTCTCCGCGCGCGGACCGGTGGCGCTGGCTTCGGCAAAACTCAGTTGCAGGGCCATCGACGGCTCAGACCCGCGCCGCCGTCACGGCTGCCGAACCCCAGGTGGTTCTCCAGCGACGCTTGACGCCGTGCAGGCCAAACCATGCCAACACGCCGAGGCTGGCGAACAACCACAGGGCCAGTTGATAGCTGCCGGTGCTCTGTTTGATCGCGCCCATGCCGGCAGCCAAGGCAAAACCGCCGATGCCGCCGGCCATGCCGATCAGCCCGGTCATGACCCCGATCTCCAGACGAAAACGCTGCGGCACCAGTTGGAAAACTGCGCCATTGCCTGCCCCTAAACCGAGCATGGTGCAGACGAAAAGTGCCAACGCCGCGTAGGAACTTGGCAGGTTGAAACCCACTGCAGCAATACAAATGGCGGCCACCGTGTACATCGCCAGCAACGTGCGGATGCCACCGAAACGGTCAGCCAGCGCGCCACCCAGTGGTCGCATCAGACTTCCACCGAACACGCAGGCGGCGGTGTAGTAACCGGCAGTCACCGGGCTCAAGCCGTACTGATCGTTGAAGTAACCGGGCAGGGCGCTGGCCAGGCCGATGAAGCCGCCGAAGGTGACGCTGTAAAAAAACATGAACCACCAGCTGTCACGGTCGCCCAGCGCCTTGAAGTAGTCAGCCATGGCTTTGGCTTTCGGCCGTTGTGGCGCGTTTTTCGCCAGCCAGGCAAACAGCACCAGCGTCAGGATCAATGGGATCAGGGCGAAACCGAAGACATTGCTCCAGCCGAACGCGGCGGCGAGCACCGGTGCCAGCAGCGCGGCGAAGACAGTGCCGGAGTTGCCCGCACCGGCAATGCCCATGGCTTTGCCTTGATGCTGTGGTGGATACCATTGCGACGCCAGCGGCAGGGCGACGGCGAACGAGGCGCCGGCCATGCCGAGGAACAGGCCGAGGATCAGCGCCTGCTCGTAGCTATGAATGCCGATGTTCCAGGCACCGAACAGCGCGCAAATCACGATGACCTGACCGATGAGCCCAGCAGTTTTCGGTGACAGCCGATCGGCGAGCATGCCCATGATGAAGCGCAGTACGGCACCGGCGAGGATCGGCGTGGCGACGACGAGGCCGCGTTGTTGCGTGGTCAGGTGCAGGTCGGCGGCGATCTGCACCGCCAGCGGGCCGAGCAGGTACCAGACCATGAAACTCAGGTCGAAATAGAGGAAGGCCGCGAACAGGGTCGGGGTGTGGCCGGATTTCCAGAAGCTTGAATTCATCGCGCACCTCAGCTGAAAAGAGTCTCGAAAGGAGTCATGCAACAGCAGGTGGGGCGCCGCCACGGCCGCACCACCGGCCCCGGTCTGTGGGGCCAAAACGCAAAAACGCCGCTCCCTGATGCGCCGGTTGGGCGAACGGGTGAGCGACGTCTTTGTCGTGGGTGGGGCAACCGCCGTTGGTTACCTGTGCGTTTTACATAGCGAGATTTGTGCCAACAGCCGGAAAATCAAAAGCCCCTCACCCTAGCCCTCCCGAAACGTCGGACCGCCCAGGGGGAGAGGGGACTGACCGAGGTGTCTTGCGCCAAACATCGACCTGAAAGACCGTGTCGATTATGGATTCACAGCAGAGATCACAGGTCGGCGTGGTTCGTGAGCATCCCCCGGTCGGTCCCCTCTCCCTCCGGGCGGTCCGACGTTTCGGGAGGGCTAGGGTGAGGGGCTTCTCAAGCAACCAAAGTTTTCAGCCAAGCAACTCACTCATCGCAATAATCTGCTCCGCCACCTGAATCAGCCTCTGCTGCCGGCTCATCGCCTGGCGCCGCATCAAGGTATAAGCCTCTTCCTCATTGCAATCCTTCATCTTCATCAACAATCCCTTGGCCAGTTCAATGCGTTTGCGCTCAGCCAATTGCTGATCTCGCGCCTGCAACTGCGCACGCAACGCCTGATCACTCTCGAATCGCGCCATCGCCACATCGAGAATCGGCTGCAGACGCTGTGCGTGAATACCTTCGACGATGTAGGCGCTGACCCCAGACTTGATTGCTTGGCGCATCACACCCGGATCATGCTCGTCGGTAAACATCACGATTGGCCGTGGCTGGTCGCGGCTGACCAGCACCACTTGTTCCATGACATCGCGGCTCGGTGACTCGGTATCGATCAGGATCACGTCCGGACGCACCGTTTCGACGCGCGCGGGCAGATCGATGGTCAGGCCGGATTCGTCGATGACTTCGAAACCGGCTTCAGTCAGTGCCGCTTTCAGGCGCCCGACTTTTTTCGCCGTGTCGTTGATCAACAGAATGCGCAACATGTTCGCGGTCTCCTGTCAGCGGCGGGCGAGAAGGGGAGCGTCGTCGCTCATCGCGTGCAGCTTGAAGCTGCGCGCATAACCGGCGGGATTGCTGCCGTCCCAGACTTTGCCGTCGAGCAACTGACTGCTGCGCATGTCGGTGCCCCATGCGGCAACACCGACCTCAGTAGCGGCGTCGCGATATAGATCGAGTTGCTGAACCTGACGGGCGACAGCGAGGTAATCCGGGTCTTCGCGCAGCAAACCCCAGCGACGGAACTGGGTCATGAACCACATGCCATCGGACAAGTACGGCAAATTCACTTCGCCATTGCCGTGAAAGCGCAGCGCATGAGGATCCTGCCAACGATTGCCCAGCCCATCCGAATAGTCGCCGAGAAAACGCGGTTCGATGCACGCAAGCGGCGCGTCCAGATACTCCGACGCACTGAGCAATTGCGCGGTGCTGCGACGATTTTCCGGGCTTTCTTCGATGAAACGGCTGGCTTCAAGAATCGCCATCACCAACGCCCGCGCAGTGTTCGGGTATTGCTCGACAAACTCACGCGTGCAACCGAGGACTTTTTCCGGGTGATTGGGCCAGATGGTCTGGCTGGTGGCCAAGGTAAAACCGAGATCCTGCTGCACCGCGCTGGCCGCCCAAGGCTCGCCGACGCAAAAGCCGTCGATACGCCCGGCTTGCAGGTGCGCGACCATTTGCGGCGGCGGCACCACCACACTGTCGACGTCCTGCAATGGATGAATGCCCTGGCTCGCCAGCCAGTAATACAGCCACATGGCGTGAGTGCCGGTAGGAAAGGTCTGGGCGAAGGTGAGTTTTGCGCGGCTTTGGTGCACATGGCGGTCCAGCGCTTCAGGACTGGTCACGCCGAGGTTCTGCAAGCCGTGAGACAGGTTAAGGCTCTGGCCGTTCTGGTTGAGGCCCATCAACACGGCCATGTCGGTCGGGGCAACACCGCCGATGCCCAGATGCACGGCGTAAATCAGGCCATACAGACTGTGCGCGGCATCCAGTTCGCCGCTGACCAGTTTGTCGCGCAAACTGGCCCAGGAACTTTGGCGTTTGAGGTTCAGGGTCAGTCCATAGGGCTGAGCGAAGCCCTGTGTGGCGGCGACGACGACCGAGGCGCAATCGCTCAGGGCCATGAAACCGAGGTCGATCGCAGTCTTTTCCGGAGCATCGCTGCCATTGACCCAGGCCAGTGGCCCTACCGAAGGTTCATTCATCCAACGTACCTCGAAAAAAAAGCGCCGCCACGGACTTTGCGCAGGCAAAACCCGGAACGACGCCATTGTCCTTGCCCGCCGGCCGTCATTGGCCGGCGCGCTGATGGCAAGGAGGGTGCAAGGCATATGCCAGTGCCAGCGATTTGCGCGTGCGCCTCGCGCCGCAGGTCGATGCCCGGCTATAATCGCCGCCTCTTTTCGCCGCCCGAGTCATCGCCGCCCATGTACACCCTGGCCCGTCAGCTGTTGTTCAAACTTTCCCCGGAAACCTCCCACGATCTGTCGCTGGATCTGATCGGCGCGGGTGGGCGTTTGGGCCTCAACGGCTTGCTGTGCAAGGCGCCGGCAAAGAAGCCGGTGACGGTCATGGGCCTCGAGTTTCCGAACCCGGTGGGTCTGGCGGCCGGTCTGGACAAGAACGGCGCGGCCATCGATGGCTTCGCGCAACTGGGTTTCGGTTTTGTCGAAATCGGCACCGTGACCCCACGCCCGCAGCCGGGCAATCCGAAGCCACGGATCTTCCGCCTGCCGGAAGCCGAAGCAATCATCAACCGCATGGGTTTCAACAACCTCGGTGTCGATAACCTTTTGGCGCGCGTTGCCGCCGCTAAGTACAAAGGCGTGCTGGGCATCAACATCGGCAAGAACTTCGATACGCCGGTCGAGCGCGCGGTCGACGATTACCTGATCTGCCTTGACAAGGTTTACGCCCACGCCAGCTATGTGACGGTCAACGTCAGCTCGCCGAACACCCCGGGCCTGCGCAGCCTGCAGTTTGGTGATTCGCTGAAGCAGTTGCTCGCCGATCTGGCCACACGCCGCGCCGAACTGGCGTTGCGTCACGGCAAACATGTGCCGCTGGCGATCAAGATCGCGCCGGACATGACCGATGAAGAAACCGCGCAGGTTGCTCAGGCGCTGATCGAAACCGGCATGGACGCGGTGATCGCGACCAACACCACCCTCAGCCGTGTTGGTGTCGAAGGCATGGAGCATGGCGACGAGGCGGGTGGCTTGTCGGGCGCGCCAGTGCGGGAGAAGAGCACGAACACCGTGAAGGTGCTGGCGGGTGAGTTGGCGGGTCGGTTGCCGATCATTGCGGCGGGCGGGATTACTGAAGGCAAACATGCGGCTGAGAAGATTCTGGCGGGTGCGAGCCTGGTGCAGATCTACTCTGGCTTCATCTATAAAGGCCCGGCGCTGATCCGTGAATCGGTAGACGCAATCGCCGCCCTGCGCTGATCTCTTGTGGGAGCGAGCCTGCTCGCGAAAGCGGCGTGTCAGTCACAGAAATATTGACTGAACTGGCACCTTCGCGAGCAGGCTCGCTCCCACAGGTTTCGTGTTCCAGCACAAAAAATGAGTTTTCCGGCATAAAAAAGGGCTCCTCGAAGGAGCCCCTGGGCCGGAGCCCGCCGTCCGGGAAGGACGTGCATGGTAAGTCGTTACAAATTCAGATTGTCGTGTCGGAATTAATGCCCTGTGTCAGCCGACGGCGTGAAGTTCGTTGAGTCTGTGGATTCCCGCAGTGCCGGTCATACCGTCCCAGTTGTCGCCGCGTCCTTCTCGCCAGCCGTTAATCCAGGCTTGGCGTACCGACGGTAGAGTAAATGGGCAAAGCTCACGGGATTTGCCACCAACGCCATATTGATATCCGCGCAAAAATGCTCTTTCCAACGGATCACGCTTAAGTCTTCTCATAGGGTGTTTCCCTCACTTGTTGACTGTTTTGTGTCGCGTTGACCTCAACTGAGGTCTGGCAGAAGAAACCTGCCATGGTGCGGCTCGCTGCCGGCGTGGCGAGCCAAGGTGTTGACGCCGTTGCGACGTCAACCTGTGTTCAGTTCTAACCAATGAGTCACACCGAGGGAATGATCGTTTTGTCATAAGGACGTAACGAAATTAGTGCTACAGCCATAAGTAACGACGGGTTTCATGCACGGTTTTTCAGCAAACCCCGGTATGATCGGCCTCGCGCTGGATGATGGGGTTAATTCTTTAGTGAGAATGACCCACGTTTGCGCTGGGGTATAAAGCGACGAAGGGTCGCTTTAAGACTTTTTGTTTCATCAACTTTTTTATCTGTCCCGGCATCTAAGCTCTTTTAACCCGAGCAGCGGGGATGGAACGGCACACCTTCGTGCCACGCGGGCGTTCTTTTAGAAAAGCGCCTGATTGAAAACCGGATCGGCAATGCGTTGCCGATTCACTAGCCAAAGGCTCTGGAAATACCATGTCCGACCGTTTCGAACTCTTCCTCACTTCCCCTAAAGGCCTTGAAGGCCTGCTCATCGAGGAAGCCGTCGGGCTTGGCCTTGAAGAAGCGCGCGAGCACACTTCCGCCGTGCGTGGCATGGCGACCATGGAAACCGCTTATCGCCTGTGCCTCTGGTCGCGTCTGGCCAACCGCGTGTTGCTGGTGCTCAAGCGCTTCCCGATGAAAGACGCTGAAGACCTCTACCACGGCGTGCTCGACATCGACTGGCAGGATCACATGCTCAGCGATGGCACCCTGGCTGTTGAATTCAGCGGTCACGGTTCCGGCATCGACAACACCCATTTCGGCGCCTTGAAAGTCAAAGACGCCATCGTCGACAAACTGCGCACCCCACAGGGCGACCGTCCGTCGATCGACAAGCTCAACCCGGACCTGCGCATTCACCTGCGTCTGGATCGCGGCGAAGCGATTCTTTCCCTTGATCTGTCCGGCCACAGCCTGCACCAGCGCGGCTATCGCTTGCAGCAGGGCGCTGCACCGCTGAAGGAAAACCTCGCGGCGGCGATCCTGATCCGTTCCGGCTGGCCACGTATCGCCGCTGAAGGCGGCGCGCTGGCTGACCCGATGTGCGGTGTCGGTACGTTCCTCGTCGAAGCCGGCATGATCGCCGCCGACATGGCGCCGAACCTGCGTCGTGAGCAGTGGGGCTTCACCGCCTGGCTAGGTCACGTCCCGGCGATGTGGAAAAAACTCCATGAAGAAGCCGTTGAACGTGCCGCTGCCGGTCTGGCCAAGCCACCGTTGTGGATTCGTGGCTACGAAGCTGATCCACGTCTGATTCAGCCGGGCCGCAACAACGTTGAGCGTGCCGGCCTGAGCGAGTGGATCAAGATCTACCAGGGCGAAGTCGCGACCTTCGAGCCGCGTCCGGATCAGAACCAGAAAGGTCTGGTCATCTGCAACCCGCCGTACGGCGAGCGTCTCGGTGACGAAGCCAGCCTGTTGTACCTCTACCAGAACCTCGGCGAGCGTCTGCGTCAGGCTTGCCTGAACTGGGAAGCGGCGGTGTTCACCGGCGCGCCGGATCTGGGCAAGCGCATGGGCATCCGCAGCCACAAACAGTATTCGTTCTGGAACGGCGCGTTGCCGTGCAAACTGCTGTTGATCAAAGTGCTGCCGGATCAGTTCGTCACCGGCGAGCGTCGCACCCCGGAACAGCGTCAGGCCGAGCGCGAGCAAGCGGCTTACGATCAGACCCCGGACGAACCGCAAGAGCGCAAGTTCAACAAGAACGGTAACCCGATCAAACCGACGCCAGCCCCGGCACCAGTGATCGAGCAGCCGCGCTTGAGCGAAGGCGGGCAGATGTTTGCCAACCGTCTGCAAAAGAACCTCAAGGCCATGGGCAAGTGGGTCAAGCGCGAAGGCATTGATTGCTACCGCGTCTACGATGCCGACATGCCTGAGTACGCGATGGCGATCGACCTGTACCACGATTGGGTGCACGTCCAGGAATACGCCGCGCCGAAGTCCATCGATCCGGAAAAAGCCTCGGCACGGATGTTCGATGCACTGGCAGCGATCCCGCAGGCGCTGAACGTCGACAAGAGCCGCGTGGTGGTCAAGCGTCGCGAGCGCCAGAGCGGCACCAAGCAGTACGAGCGTCAGGCTGCGCAAGGCAAGTTCAATGAAGTCAGCGAGGGCGGCGTGAAGTTGCTGGTCAACCTCACCGACTACCTC encodes:
- a CDS encoding quinone-dependent dihydroorotate dehydrogenase, whose amino-acid sequence is MYTLARQLLFKLSPETSHDLSLDLIGAGGRLGLNGLLCKAPAKKPVTVMGLEFPNPVGLAAGLDKNGAAIDGFAQLGFGFVEIGTVTPRPQPGNPKPRIFRLPEAEAIINRMGFNNLGVDNLLARVAAAKYKGVLGINIGKNFDTPVERAVDDYLICLDKVYAHASYVTVNVSSPNTPGLRSLQFGDSLKQLLADLATRRAELALRHGKHVPLAIKIAPDMTDEETAQVAQALIETGMDAVIATNTTLSRVGVEGMEHGDEAGGLSGAPVREKSTNTVKVLAGELAGRLPIIAAGGITEGKHAAEKILAGASLVQIYSGFIYKGPALIRESVDAIAALR
- a CDS encoding nitrate/nitrite transporter translates to MNSSFWKSGHTPTLFAAFLYFDLSFMVWYLLGPLAVQIAADLHLTTQQRGLVVATPILAGAVLRFIMGMLADRLSPKTAGLIGQVIVICALFGAWNIGIHSYEQALILGLFLGMAGASFAVALPLASQWYPPQHQGKAMGIAGAGNSGTVFAALLAPVLAAAFGWSNVFGFALIPLILTLVLFAWLAKNAPQRPKAKAMADYFKALGDRDSWWFMFFYSVTFGGFIGLASALPGYFNDQYGLSPVTAGYYTAACVFGGSLMRPLGGALADRFGGIRTLLAMYTVAAICIAAVGFNLPSSYAALALFVCTMLGLGAGNGAVFQLVPQRFRLEIGVMTGLIGMAGGIGGFALAAGMGAIKQSTGSYQLALWLFASLGVLAWFGLHGVKRRWRTTWGSAAVTAARV
- the rmf gene encoding ribosome modulation factor, with amino-acid sequence MRRLKRDPLERAFLRGYQYGVGGKSRELCPFTLPSVRQAWINGWREGRGDNWDGMTGTAGIHRLNELHAVG
- a CDS encoding ANTAR domain-containing protein; this translates as MLRILLINDTAKKVGRLKAALTEAGFEVIDESGLTIDLPARVETVRPDVILIDTESPSRDVMEQVVLVSRDQPRPIVMFTDEHDPGVMRQAIKSGVSAYIVEGIHAQRLQPILDVAMARFESDQALRAQLQARDQQLAERKRIELAKGLLMKMKDCNEEEAYTLMRRQAMSRQQRLIQVAEQIIAMSELLG
- a CDS encoding CmpA/NrtA family ABC transporter substrate-binding protein; its protein translation is MNEPSVGPLAWVNGSDAPEKTAIDLGFMALSDCASVVVAATQGFAQPYGLTLNLKRQSSWASLRDKLVSGELDAAHSLYGLIYAVHLGIGGVAPTDMAVLMGLNQNGQSLNLSHGLQNLGVTSPEALDRHVHQSRAKLTFAQTFPTGTHAMWLYYWLASQGIHPLQDVDSVVVPPPQMVAHLQAGRIDGFCVGEPWAASAVQQDLGFTLATSQTIWPNHPEKVLGCTREFVEQYPNTARALVMAILEASRFIEESPENRRSTAQLLSASEYLDAPLACIEPRFLGDYSDGLGNRWQDPHALRFHGNGEVNLPYLSDGMWFMTQFRRWGLLREDPDYLAVARQVQQLDLYRDAATEVGVAAWGTDMRSSQLLDGKVWDGSNPAGYARSFKLHAMSDDAPLLARR
- the rlmKL gene encoding bifunctional 23S rRNA (guanine(2069)-N(7))-methyltransferase RlmK/23S rRNA (guanine(2445)-N(2))-methyltransferase RlmL translates to MSDRFELFLTSPKGLEGLLIEEAVGLGLEEAREHTSAVRGMATMETAYRLCLWSRLANRVLLVLKRFPMKDAEDLYHGVLDIDWQDHMLSDGTLAVEFSGHGSGIDNTHFGALKVKDAIVDKLRTPQGDRPSIDKLNPDLRIHLRLDRGEAILSLDLSGHSLHQRGYRLQQGAAPLKENLAAAILIRSGWPRIAAEGGALADPMCGVGTFLVEAGMIAADMAPNLRREQWGFTAWLGHVPAMWKKLHEEAVERAAAGLAKPPLWIRGYEADPRLIQPGRNNVERAGLSEWIKIYQGEVATFEPRPDQNQKGLVICNPPYGERLGDEASLLYLYQNLGERLRQACLNWEAAVFTGAPDLGKRMGIRSHKQYSFWNGALPCKLLLIKVLPDQFVTGERRTPEQRQAEREQAAYDQTPDEPQERKFNKNGNPIKPTPAPAPVIEQPRLSEGGQMFANRLQKNLKAMGKWVKREGIDCYRVYDADMPEYAMAIDLYHDWVHVQEYAAPKSIDPEKASARMFDALAAIPQALNVDKSRVVVKRRERQSGTKQYERQAAQGKFNEVSEGGVKLLVNLTDYLDTGLFLDHRPMRMRIQKEAAGKRFLNLFCYTATASVHAAKGGARSTTSVDLSKTYLDWARRNLSLNGFSDKNRLEQGDVMAWLESSRDEYDLIFIDPPTFSNSKRMEGIFDVQRDQVQLIDLAMARLAPGGVLYFSNNFRKFQLEENLAERYAVEEISAQTIDPDFARNTKIHRAWKITAR
- a CDS encoding bifunctional protein-serine/threonine kinase/phosphatase encodes the protein MALQLSFAEASATGPRAENQDALRLVTPAPALAASKGYLFAIADGVSQCADGGLAARSTLQALALDYYATPETWSVAQALDRLLLAQNRWLQANGGGQPLLTTVSALVMRGRRFTLAHVGDCRVYRWHADDLQRISEDHVWEQQGMHHVLKRALGLDQHLVLDFLDGELREGESFVLLSDGVWSTLGDTAIAAILRDQPDLHSAAQTLVNAAHLAGSQDNASALLVRVDAVGETSIGDALIHLQQWPLPPALKSGQHFEGWQMQEIVAQSQQSLLYRVLDGQGQRWLLKTLPTRSADDSYAGQALLSEEWFLKRVAGRHFPEVHACSQRQHLYYVMREYSGTTLAQIFQQNGPLPLAQWQDIAERLLRSVGLLHRRQILHRDIKPENLHWSDDGELRLLDFGLAYCPGLSEDAPSTLPGTPSYIAPEAFRGDSPSAQQDLYAVGVTLYFLLTGHFPYGEIEAFQRPRFGLPVSANRYRPDLPEWLAQSLERGVATDPQQRFETAEEWLLVLEQGERRSLSVRPRPLLEREPLKVWRTMALVALLGNLVLLTLLFHS